A window from Chryseobacterium vaccae encodes these proteins:
- a CDS encoding DUF6232 family protein yields the protein MENELTFYQDGFVTVTQSRYVTESKTYAMRNISSVHVFEIIKSKTKAVLMIIFGLFLLFSKDIFWIGIIIIALGILWLLSLKNEYAVRISTNAGEANSITSKNRDYIQKIVNALNDAIIHRG from the coding sequence ATGGAAAACGAACTTACATTTTACCAAGACGGGTTTGTAACAGTTACACAATCCCGGTATGTTACCGAATCAAAAACATATGCCATGAGAAATATATCTTCTGTTCATGTTTTTGAAATAATTAAAAGTAAAACTAAAGCAGTATTAATGATCATTTTCGGATTATTTCTTCTTTTCTCAAAGGATATTTTCTGGATAGGAATAATAATTATCGCTTTAGGGATCTTGTGGCTGTTGTCACTTAAGAATGAGTATGCTGTGAGAATAAGCACGAATGCAGGAGAAGCTAACAGTATCACTTCAAAAAACAGAGATTACATTCAAAAAATCGTCAATGCATTAAATGATGCCATCATTCATCGAGGTTAA